The Lacipirellula parvula genome window below encodes:
- a CDS encoding phosphoesterase: MPAVAEERVLVVPTKRFHSLGHFQGFSAEMDKYLPALLEGGDLGYRPRSEMEQDPSFKQLIPYVLFRFKDPHGAVQLFQYTRGGGQGEKRLHAKRSVGIGGHISSDDAAKKTTTSDVYREGMLRELTEEVIIETQYREKCVGLINDDETPVGQVHLGVVHICDVDNPGVRPREEDILDAGFRPVHELLAEIDRCETWSQIVLKALFA; encoded by the coding sequence ATGCCTGCCGTCGCTGAAGAACGCGTGTTGGTCGTTCCCACGAAACGTTTTCATTCGCTCGGGCATTTTCAGGGCTTCTCGGCGGAGATGGACAAGTACCTGCCGGCGCTGCTCGAGGGGGGCGACCTCGGCTATCGCCCGCGGAGCGAGATGGAGCAAGACCCCAGCTTCAAGCAGCTCATCCCCTACGTGCTGTTTCGGTTCAAGGATCCGCACGGCGCAGTGCAGTTGTTCCAGTACACCCGCGGCGGCGGTCAGGGGGAGAAGCGGCTGCACGCGAAGCGGAGCGTCGGCATCGGCGGGCACATCTCTTCCGACGACGCCGCGAAGAAGACGACCACCAGCGACGTCTACCGCGAAGGGATGCTTCGCGAGCTGACCGAAGAGGTGATCATCGAAACGCAGTACCGCGAAAAGTGCGTCGGGCTGATCAACGACGACGAAACGCCGGTCGGGCAGGTTCACCTCGGCGTGGTTCACATCTGTGACGTCGACAACCCCGGCGTCCGGCCGCGCGAGGAAGACATCCTCGACGCCGGTTTCCGCCCGGTGCACGAGTTGCTGGCCGAAATCGACCGCTGCGAAACGTGGTCGCAAATCGTGCTGAAGGCGCTCTTTGCGTAG
- a CDS encoding BlaI/MecI/CopY family transcriptional regulator yields the protein MARPKASDLTERELEVMHVFWEASEAPLTAADAQQRLAKAGRELAYTTVATLVRILVEKEFLLQTNEQRPFAYKPARSFEDVSRSIVGNLVDRVFQGSREQLLLRLVETKRLSARERALLEEVLKEKK from the coding sequence ATGGCACGACCAAAAGCTTCTGATCTCACCGAACGCGAACTCGAAGTGATGCACGTCTTCTGGGAGGCCAGCGAGGCGCCGCTCACCGCCGCCGATGCGCAGCAGCGGCTGGCGAAGGCAGGCCGCGAGCTGGCCTATACCACCGTTGCCACGCTCGTGCGGATTCTTGTCGAGAAAGAATTCCTCCTTCAAACCAACGAGCAGCGGCCGTTCGCCTACAAGCCGGCCCGTTCGTTTGAAGACGTCTCGCGGAGCATCGTCGGCAATCTCGTCGACCGCGTGTTCCAGGGCTCGCGCGAGCAACTGCTGCTGCGTCTTGTCGAAACCAAACGCCTCTCTGCCAGAG